A single genomic interval of halophilic archaeon DL31 harbors:
- a CDS encoding type II secretion system protein E (KEGG: hla:Hlac_1032 type II secretion system protein E~manually curated~PFAM: Type II secretion system protein E) — translation MSGETSAPGGESTLSALKRRISRTVEMFRGSELDVRPFRPGEDGPLAAFDPPAGHEEVDRYWVNAPYAYVVITHDPDASEHQYFVVEPDLDEFESLLIQRVVEDIRDPLLYRDDRSTADESMLREELSTLLEQYGVEADMGTFHKLLYYLVRDFRGFGKIDPLLNDRHIEDISCDGYDLPIFVYHDDYTDIETNISFAADALDNYVIRLAQQSGRHISVGDPMVETTLPDGSRAELALGEEVTPRGSAFTIRQYAEEPFTPIDLINTGTYTVGQMAYFWLCIEHNKSLIFAGGTASGKTTSMNAVSMFIPPRAKVLTIEDTRELSLYHDNWLSSITRERLDEGNDIDMYDLLRSALRHRPEYIIVGEVRGEEAVTLFQAMNTGHTTFSTMHADSIETVINRLENEPINVPRAMVQSLDMISIQVLTRKGEQRVRRAKTIGEIGGIDQRTGELDYSSAFRWRAEDDTVERQGSDLLDEIQEERGWSRSELLREMRNRERFLEFLQKRDVTDYRAFTALVNEYYGHPERVMERVEASDVELEGGDELADVVE, via the coding sequence ATGTCCGGGGAAACGAGTGCGCCTGGGGGTGAAAGCACACTGTCAGCGCTTAAGCGTCGCATCAGCCGTACTGTCGAGATGTTTCGCGGTTCAGAGCTCGATGTGCGCCCCTTCCGTCCCGGTGAAGACGGCCCACTTGCCGCCTTCGACCCGCCGGCTGGCCACGAAGAGGTCGACCGCTACTGGGTGAACGCGCCATACGCCTACGTCGTCATCACCCACGACCCGGACGCGAGTGAACACCAGTATTTCGTGGTCGAACCGGACCTCGATGAGTTCGAGTCGCTGCTGATCCAGCGCGTCGTCGAGGATATCCGCGACCCGCTTCTCTACCGGGACGACAGGAGCACTGCCGACGAGTCCATGCTCCGAGAAGAGCTCTCGACCCTGCTCGAACAGTACGGCGTGGAGGCCGATATGGGGACGTTCCACAAGCTGCTCTACTACCTGGTTCGTGATTTCCGCGGATTCGGGAAGATCGACCCGCTGCTCAACGACCGTCACATCGAGGACATCTCCTGTGACGGCTACGACCTCCCCATCTTCGTCTACCACGACGACTACACCGACATCGAGACCAACATCTCCTTCGCTGCGGACGCACTGGACAACTACGTCATCCGGCTCGCCCAACAGTCCGGGCGGCATATTTCTGTCGGCGACCCGATGGTCGAGACGACGCTGCCCGATGGGTCGCGTGCTGAGCTTGCACTGGGTGAGGAGGTCACGCCGCGTGGGTCTGCGTTCACCATCCGCCAGTACGCCGAGGAGCCGTTCACGCCGATCGACCTCATCAACACCGGCACGTACACAGTGGGGCAGATGGCGTACTTCTGGCTCTGTATCGAGCACAACAAATCGCTCATCTTCGCGGGCGGGACGGCGTCGGGGAAGACCACCTCGATGAACGCGGTTTCGATGTTCATCCCGCCGCGGGCGAAAGTGCTCACTATCGAAGACACCCGGGAGCTCTCCCTCTATCACGACAACTGGCTCTCCTCCATCACACGGGAACGGCTGGACGAGGGGAACGACATCGACATGTACGACCTGCTGCGGTCCGCGCTCCGCCACCGGCCGGAGTACATCATCGTCGGCGAAGTACGCGGCGAGGAGGCGGTGACGCTGTTCCAGGCGATGAACACCGGGCACACCACCTTCTCGACGATGCACGCCGACTCCATCGAGACGGTTATCAACCGCCTGGAGAACGAGCCCATCAACGTCCCGCGGGCGATGGTCCAGAGTCTCGACATGATCTCGATTCAGGTGCTGACTCGGAAAGGCGAGCAGCGCGTCCGCCGGGCCAAAACTATCGGCGAAATCGGCGGCATCGACCAGCGAACCGGCGAACTCGACTACTCCTCGGCGTTCCGCTGGCGGGCTGAAGACGACACCGTCGAACGCCAGGGGTCGGACCTGCTCGACGAGATTCAAGAGGAACGCGGCTGGAGTCGCTCAGAGCTCTTGCGGGAGATGCGCAACCGCGAGCGATTCCTGGAGTTCCTGCAGAAACGTGATGTAACCGATTACCGAGCGTTTACCGCCCTCGTCAACGAGTATTACGGCCATCCGGAGCGCGTGATGGAACGGGTCGAGGCATCCGACGTGGAACTGGAGGGTGGAGACGAACTCGCAGACGTGGTGGAGTGA
- a CDS encoding hypothetical protein (KEGG: hbo:Hbor_22160 hypothetical protein) — MVWVRSEYAGELAVLTTWFTALVPWNIHYAPLSDAASVLWIRFPLFQVRYVFGLELLRGTQIGLPVPPPLVDSTGFVVSAIGFQDNAQLTTAYEIWAIGALVYLLALGISIAYYRDEARVESWSVDPVRLLGGLLLLAAGSFGVATVFTSGQFPGVPIPLGAVLVGLFGAVLLTAERRADDA, encoded by the coding sequence ATGGTCTGGGTTCGTTCGGAGTATGCAGGAGAACTCGCGGTGTTGACAACGTGGTTCACGGCCCTGGTGCCGTGGAACATCCACTACGCGCCGCTCTCTGACGCCGCGAGTGTTCTCTGGATTCGGTTCCCGTTGTTCCAAGTGCGCTACGTCTTCGGGCTCGAACTCCTCCGGGGCACGCAGATCGGGCTACCGGTACCCCCACCGCTGGTCGACAGCACGGGCTTTGTCGTCTCCGCCATTGGGTTCCAGGACAACGCCCAGCTCACGACGGCCTACGAAATCTGGGCGATTGGGGCGCTGGTCTACCTCCTCGCGTTGGGCATCTCCATCGCATACTACCGTGACGAAGCGCGTGTCGAGTCCTGGTCAGTCGACCCGGTTCGGCTCCTCGGCGGATTGCTCTTGCTCGCGGCGGGCTCGTTCGGTGTCGCCACAGTGTTCACCTCCGGGCAGTTCCCCGGCGTCCCCATCCCACTCGGCGCAGTGCTGGTTGGCCTGTTCGGAGCCGTGCTCCTGACTGCTGAGCGTCGTGCCGACGACGCGTGA
- a CDS encoding hypothetical protein (KEGG: hbo:Hbor_22170 hypothetical protein), whose product MIYGMRRDYFELEVTNIDWVGDDGDPQQPLVEIEFSGPGELLRDRLSDAEGEPLTGEDVDVAFRLQGDLEADAAAPGVVSVTNRITGDFVLELNETADDVLQFIGAASAYGDVVERNSTGSEGRSPSGNRASPGDNQASPNETVEDGGYRVVVSIDGEQLADYEKDTFLVYDADGEFLREKSLIPSGVEL is encoded by the coding sequence ATGATATACGGAATGAGGCGCGACTACTTCGAACTGGAGGTGACGAACATCGACTGGGTCGGCGATGATGGTGACCCCCAACAGCCGCTGGTGGAGATCGAGTTTAGTGGCCCCGGCGAACTGCTCCGGGACCGCCTCAGTGATGCTGAGGGCGAGCCCCTCACTGGTGAGGATGTCGACGTCGCCTTCCGCCTCCAGGGCGACCTCGAGGCGGACGCTGCGGCGCCCGGCGTCGTCTCGGTCACGAACCGCATCACGGGCGATTTCGTCCTCGAACTTAACGAGACTGCTGACGACGTGCTCCAGTTCATCGGGGCCGCGAGCGCCTACGGCGACGTCGTCGAGCGTAACTCGACTGGCAGCGAGGGACGGAGTCCCTCGGGCAACCGGGCTTCGCCCGGTGACAATCAGGCGTCGCCTAATGAGACTGTCGAGGACGGCGGCTACCGCGTCGTCGTCTCTATCGACGGCGAGCAGCTCGCCGACTACGAGAAAGATACGTTTCTGGTCTACGATGCCGACGGGGAGTTCCTTCGGGAGAAGAGCCTCATCCCCTCCGGCGTCGAACTCTGA
- a CDS encoding UPF0391 membrane protein ytjA (KEGG: hla:Hlac_2089 protein of unknown function DUF1328~HAMAP: Protein of unknown function DUF1328~PFAM: Protein of unknown function DUF1328): MVSIVPAAMSAAAPSSAFHPLQIGSGDFIELAIFFIILAIVAAVLGARGVAGLSMDIAKWLIIIFIVLAIISFVL; this comes from the coding sequence ATGGTATCAATTGTCCCAGCCGCCATGTCGGCGGCCGCTCCGTCCAGCGCGTTCCACCCCTTACAGATCGGTTCCGGTGATTTCATCGAGCTTGCGATCTTCTTCATCATTCTCGCGATCGTCGCTGCAGTCCTTGGAGCGCGTGGGGTGGCCGGACTGAGCATGGATATCGCAAAGTGGCTCATCATCATATTCATCGTGCTGGCGATCATCTCATTTGTGCTCTGA